Within the Catalinimonas niigatensis genome, the region CTCACTTTATACGCTCAGGAAGCTCCTCTTTTTGAGTTATTATCTCCGGCTAAATCTGGCGTCAATTTCAAAAACCAGCTGAAAGAAGACGAGAAACACAATATTCTTACGTACGAATACTTCTACAACGGAGGAGGTGCAGCCATAGGAGACATCAATAATGACGGGTGGGAAGACATTTTCTTTACTTCCAACATGGGAAAAAATGTGCTCTATCTTAATGCAAGCAGTGCAGATGGACAAATCAAATTTAAAGACATTTCCAAGTCTGCCAAAGTAGAAGGGAAAAGCGATGCTTGGAGCACCGGCGTGACCATGGTAGACATTAATCAAGATGGTTTGCTGGATATCTACGTTTGCTACTCCGGTTGGCAGGCTGAAGACCTTCGTCGCAATGAACTATATATCAATCAGGGAAATGCCACATTCGTGGAAAAAGCGGCCGAGTATGGTCTGGACGATCCTTCTAATAGTACCCAAGCTGCTTTTTTTGATTTTGACAAAGATGGCGATCTGGACATGTATCTCTTAAACCACAACACCACCGTCATTTATGAAGTAGAGTATAACGATGTGCGGGATACTCGCCATCCGCAGGCAGGAGATAAACTCTATGAAAATGTAGAGGGTCACTTTGTGGACATCAGCGAAAAAGCTGGCATCAAAGGAAGTCCGCTGGGCTTTGGCCTGGGCATTGCCATTGCTGATGTGAATGGAGATGGCTGGCAGGACATCTTTGTATCCAACGACTATATTGAACCGGACTATCTCTATATTAACAATACTAATGGCCCGGATGGACATCCTACCTTCACCGACCGTACGACAGAGTATTTTCAGCATATCTCCTACTTTTCAATGGGCTCTGATATTGTGGATATCAACAACGACGCTCAGCCTGACATTTTTACGCTGGATATGCTGCCCGAAGACAATGAACGGCAAAAGCTACTGTACGGACCGGATAATTATGAGCATTATGCCTTGATGGTGATGAATGGTTTTTACCATCAGAATATGCGCAATATGCTGCATCTCAACAACGGTTCAGCATCAGAAGGGCAGGCGTCATTCAGTGAAATCGGCCAACTGGCTGGCATCTCCAATACCGACTGGAGCTGGTCATCTTTCTTTGCTGATTTTGACAACGACGGCTGGAAAGACCTCTTCATCACCAATGGATATTATCGTGACTATACCAATCGGGATTTTCTGAAGTACAAAGGAGATTACTTTTTCCAGAAAGCTGTCAACAATGAGAAAGCAGATACTTTTCAGCTGGTCAGCAGCATGACTTCCACCCCGGTACATAATTACATTTTCAAGAATGAAGGCAGGCTGAATTTTACCGATAAAAGCAAAGCCTGGGGCTTTGATGCTAAAACTTTCTCCAATGGTGCTGCCTATGGCGACCTGGACAATGACGGCGATCTGGACCTGGTGGTCAACAACCTGAATGAACGGGCTTTTATTCACAAAAACCTTAGCAGAGAGCAGAACCCAGAGCATAACTATCTGGCTTTGAAACTCCAGGGAAAGAACCTATCAGCGCTGGGAGCCCGGCTTAAAGTGTATACTTCCAGTGGCGTACAATTTTTTGAAAATATGCCTACCCGCGGTTTTCAGTCATCTATGAGCCAACGCATTCACATCGGACTGGGCAAGGCTGCAAAAGTAGATTCCATAGAAGTACAGTGGCTGTCAGGCAACAGACAACTAATCAGAGAGATTGCGCCCAACCAGCTGCTGACCATTGTAGAGGATGAAAGCCAGAAACTATTGATTTCTACCCATGCACCCACTTGTGTGTTCCAGAAGGTGACTTCTCCAGTACCTTATCAGCATCAGGAATATGCCTACAATGACTTTAAACGCCAACCTCTGCTCATGAATATGCTGACCACTTGCGGACCTGCCATGACGATGGCCGATGTAAACCAGGATGAGTTGCCTGATATTTTTGTAGGAGGGGCCAAAGGCAGCATGGGCAAAGTCTATATCCAGACTCCCGACGGCCAATACGTGGAAAGCAAACAAAACTTTGTCGTCCAGGATCAGCTCAATACCGATGCCGATGCCCTATTTTTTGATGCCGATGGGGATGGAGATCCCGATTTGTATGTAGCCAGCGGGGGCTACCAGGATTTTGGTCCGCAGGATTTGGCATTACAGGATCTGCTGTATCTGAATGACGGGCAGGGCAATTTTGAAAGGCTGGAAAATGCATTACCTTCCATGCTGGTGAGTAAATCATGTGTAGTTCCTGTTGATTTTGATAATGATGGCGATATGGATGTGTTTGTGGGCGGGAGAGTGATACCCGGTCAGTACCCTATGAGTCCTCAAAGTTTTCTGCTGGAGAATGAG harbors:
- a CDS encoding VCBS repeat-containing protein, with product MKKILAPEPSFALSKLCIQLSLIFPVILPLTLYAQEAPLFELLSPAKSGVNFKNQLKEDEKHNILTYEYFYNGGGAAIGDINNDGWEDIFFTSNMGKNVLYLNASSADGQIKFKDISKSAKVEGKSDAWSTGVTMVDINQDGLLDIYVCYSGWQAEDLRRNELYINQGNATFVEKAAEYGLDDPSNSTQAAFFDFDKDGDLDMYLLNHNTTVIYEVEYNDVRDTRHPQAGDKLYENVEGHFVDISEKAGIKGSPLGFGLGIAIADVNGDGWQDIFVSNDYIEPDYLYINNTNGPDGHPTFTDRTTEYFQHISYFSMGSDIVDINNDAQPDIFTLDMLPEDNERQKLLYGPDNYEHYALMVMNGFYHQNMRNMLHLNNGSASEGQASFSEIGQLAGISNTDWSWSSFFADFDNDGWKDLFITNGYYRDYTNRDFLKYKGDYFFQKAVNNEKADTFQLVSSMTSTPVHNYIFKNEGRLNFTDKSKAWGFDAKTFSNGAAYGDLDNDGDLDLVVNNLNERAFIHKNLSREQNPEHNYLALKLQGKNLSALGARLKVYTSSGVQFFENMPTRGFQSSMSQRIHIGLGKAAKVDSIEVQWLSGNRQLIREIAPNQLLTIVEDESQKLLISTHAPTCVFQKVTSPVPYQHQEYAYNDFKRQPLLMNMLTTCGPAMTMADVNQDELPDIFVGGAKGSMGKVYIQTPDGQYVESKQNFVVQDQLNTDADALFFDADGDGDPDLYVASGGYQDFGPQDLALQDLLYLNDGQGNFERLENALPSMLVSKSCVVPVDFDNDGDMDVFVGGRVIPGQYPMSPQSFLLENEGNSSEGTPTFSNVIADKIPGLAQSGMITDAAWTDLNGDGWKDLIVVGEYMPIKVYLNQGERGFADATAAYFERPLAGLWNKLLLADFDNDGDQDIVAANFGLNSQLKVSQEEPLRMLYKDFDGNGSVDPILTYYIQGKPYPFASRGELLDQIYSMRQKYTSYADYANAQIEDIFSKEDLKDASVLTAETLETMYLENKDGQFVSHPLPQEAQFAPIYAMTTLDYNQDGHMDLILAGNQSAIRIRMGVMDANYGQLFEGDSKGNFTYIPQAKSGLNLKGDVKSLESIKIKDSTYLLVGINNAGLESYKLMQP